Part of the Zea mays cultivar B73 chromosome 4, Zm-B73-REFERENCE-NAM-5.0, whole genome shotgun sequence genome is shown below.
AACAGAAAAGCATAAGCACCAGCCAAAGCACTTACCCACATTTTAGGTCTTCAAACTCACCAGTTCCAGCAGCGACCTGCTTCCCAGTTACTTCATCACCTACATAGCAAACAAGAATACTTATCAGAAAGCTCAAGAGGAAAATGACAGAAGATCCATTTCAACACCCGCTACACCAGACCTTTTAATACTGTCTTCTCAAGTTGAACAGCACCAACCGTGGAACCATTTTCTGCAGGGATGAACCTGATAGGTTTCCTGAAAAACACAAAATGAAGCTCCTTTTGGCCATTGTAATTGTTGCCCCCATGCGCAGTTTTCGACAACAATTCATAAACTCTTCTTTGTATTCTACTATTCCTCATCTCCTCCTGCAATCAGATTATTCAGCGTCAGAAGCAAGGAAATGGTAACTAGGTAAATTAATTTATAGGAGTGTTGAAAGCACAATACTTAGTGAGACATAATGAAGAATAAGCCTTATAATTGCCATGGTTTTAGTGTCAGCAAATGATTAGCTCATGATATTTGCAACCAATGTCTCATATTGGTAGCTGTACAACACTGCCTTTAATCAATACAATACTAGTTACACAAACCCTTGCCTAAAATCagcacaagacaacataaaatggcCCTCACTGACATGATGAGCAAAAACTCCTGATCCTAAACTATCCATTTTCAGAAACCCAGGATAGTAAAAAAAGAACACTCACACACTCAAAAGGGAAAGGGAAACCATGCTACAGGTAATAATACACTTTACAGCACAAACCTCGTCCGCAGGTGTGGTCACGAGATCAGCTGCCTTGATGCAAATACGGACATTTTTCAAACCTGCATGGACATTATGTCAAACTTAGTATGACAACATGACAATGAGATAGACTAATATAAAATGTACCGCGTGTCAAATGTCAAACGCTGCAAGTATTCAATTATTTTTTTTATATACCTAAAATTTCACGCAGCTCCTTTGCTGTGCAAGCTGCCTGTACTGGACCCCGTCGCCCAACCAAATATACCTTCCTTCACATGCAACATTAATTGAGAACTATGTATTATGTAATAAAGTTATCTGTGGAAGTAAACCATAAAATGTCAGTCTTGTTTCTTACTGAAGTGAAAAAATACCTTATCGTGCTGCCACGTAGAGCATCCAATGCATAATCAGTAATGTCTGTAGTAGCCAACTCAGCTTTACAGCGTAAAAGAATACGAGCAACATCCAGAGCAACATTTCCCTATGATTAATCTTGTTACAGCAACTTGTATTCATAAAAGCATTTCAATAAAAAAGTAATGAAAATTAAGGTATATGAGCAGCACAAATTCAAAAGGAATTATAGACCAACTGTATATCAAGATTAAATGAAAATGCAATTGTGACTCGGTTCTTTTGGTCCCAAAATGTAGGTATGCTATCGCATATGAGGAAAAtcgaaaaacaaaaaaaaataccTGTCCAAGGACAACAGCAGATTCTGTGTTTTTTAAATCTGGACAGAAGTCGCACATGTCTGGATGTCCATTGTACCACCAGACAAACTCTCGAGCTGAATGAATTCCCTTCAGGTCCTacaatacaatgatgatactagaaATGAACAAATACATCTAAAAGTGAGATAATCACAATAATGTAGACAATGAAGATGCAAGCATTGTAAACGCCACATCCACCTTACTGAAAACTAAATTCTTGCTACTGCAATATTTGATTTAACACAGTGAACAGCAATAAGATTACAATTATGTTATTGAACCATAAGCAATATTCAATAACCACAATGAGCTGCTGTATAAAGATTAACACTAGTAGTCAAAAGTCATACCTCTCCAGGAATTCCAAGTGACCTATCACTTTCTGCACCATAAGCAAGAACAACCTGTTGATCAGTAAATACAATCCCAACCATTTACTTAGATAAGTCTGGATAATAATAATGTAACAGAAATGAGAAAGGTGATAGTGTGATATCCTCTTGGGTAATGAAAATTTGATCTAAGTTTAAAACTTACAGCATGATATGTTTTGCCAAGCTCTAACAAAGATATATCCCTTCCCAGAGTTACATTCCCAAAGAATGAACAGCGCCCATTTGCAGCTACACGAGAAAATTGATTCACCACAATCTGTTGGAAAGTTGAAGGTCAAACTTAGTCAAGCTTACGAACAGTTTATGTAGTGTCATAAGAACAAAAGATTGGAAAGTAAGGCACAATAAAATAATGATAAGGCTGTTTCTAGCATGCCCCAAGCAATAGTTTAAttaatttgcaaaagattttaaaTTTCATGAATGAAACAATATTTTTGCATAATCAGAAAACCAATACTAAGTGACAAAAATGATGAAACAAGGAAATAGAAACATATCACCAACTCTAAACCAGTACTTTTCACTTAGTTGCCATTGTTGATACTTGAAAGATAAAAAGTTGATTGATTTTcagttacaaaattagacaacacCAATGATAAATGCCCACCTTTGTTTCTGGATGATCTGGAGCTACTCCAGAACGAACTAGGCCAAATGGTGTGGGTAGCCTATCAATTATATCAACCTGTGCTCCATCATGACCCTTCAACATCTGGTTAATGCACAAAAGGAGCACCCACCAAATCAACAACGCAGAAAAACACATGATAACTATTAATAAAAATAACTCTGAATATCCAACAGAAATACCTTAAAATAGTGGCTAGAAAAATATGGCTCAAGGGAGAGCATATGAATctgagggggtgtttgaatgcactagagctaatagttagctgctaaaattagttgtatacatccaaacagtctagctaagggctgatttggtgacccgggatcccgggaggattggaggggattgagggggaaattagtttatttccccctcaatcctctccaatcctcccgtgatccccttgtcaccaaatcaatcctaatagttagctagatatttgttagctagctaattccactagcattttttagtcaactaactattagttctagtgcattcaaacaccccctgaaTCTCATGACCTTATCGTTATTTTTAGCATTTGAACCTTATACAGAATTTTGCAGCTTGCAGAACATTTCATAGACAGAAAAGGAAAACATCGGTGGGGACCATTTAGTAGGGATCGTCAGTTCCAAATTCTTCCAAGAAAAGTTTTAGGTGACGAATCTAAATCACTTCGCGGTTTGGCTGTTAGGATATTTTCTGTATCCTCAATAAATGTGTTTTTAAAAAATCCTACAAATAAATATACTTCACAAAATGATATTTTTGTGGGGAAATAATCAAGGTTATTAAAACGGTAAAACGTTGGAACGCTCATGGGTCAAATTTTgacttttaaacgtttaaactttgtttaaacgtagttttaaacaacacaggaaaaataccaatacatcataatttcagacaataatatgaagttaaataccaaaatagagaggttagtggcttaccaaaacttcacccatgagctggattgaacctcaaaagtaactaatagactggacccaaaagtagctaatggtctaaaatgcataaaacaatgcgttttacagtttagaacgctaaaacgctaaaacgtggtttcaacctctaattagagttttaacgtttaaacgtagtttaaacgtcgtttaaacgtagttttaataacactgGAAATAATAATCTAAATGTAACCCATTTTGACTTATTGCACAAAAAAAACTAATCACTATTGCAAGCGAGAAACTAGAAACAAAATCACTCAAAACTACTCTCGAGGCGATTCTGATCTCTaacacaaaaaaaaagaaaatcatTAGAAATGTTTCTACCTAAAATCAATATTTGTCTTTGATCATTCGGATGTGTTATTAGTGATTCTGGAGAGAATCAGAACCGATTCTCGCATCCAAACAGACCCTAATATTCCACCAGAGCACACAGAATTGAGAGTATTACTACTGAAATTTGTAAACAAACTAAAACTGAAATGCAGCACATATCATATCTAAATATTGAAGGAATCATCAATCTACTAAGAAGCAAATATTTCCTGGACAGATGAGCACAAACCTAAAAGGGTCTTCAAAGCAGGAACGATGAGATCAACTACATAAGAACTAACCACAAGTTGTGAAATCCCCTACCCTGTCGGCGGTGTAGAACCCAGCGGGGCCGCTGCCAACGACGCAGACATGGAGCTGCTCCTGTGCGGAGGCAGAGATGCCCCTCGCCTGCCCCTGAACAAGCAGCGGCCGCAGCCTCCCCACCTCGCGGGAGAGGAGCCATAACCCGCGGGCCATCTGAGAGCGCCGACTGGACTGGCGACCACGTCACAAAGAACGGAGCCGTCCACAGGGGTCAGGGGCGTCTTGTTGCCTGTGTTTCAGGGTAAAGTAATGCTCAGTCCATTTGCCATACTGTTGCAGTTTCAGTATTTCAAAGTCATTCACAAATTGTAATAAATAATATTCAGATGGAAAGTCAACTTACCAAATTATTGGTTCACGGTTCTCATCAGCCGGCCGCTAGCGACCCCGGGGGCCGAGGCCAGCCCCACCACGGGCCGCCCACACGCCCAGCGCAGGCGCAGCGCCCGGCCACTGCCCAGCCGTGGACCCGTGGTCCTCCTAGCCGGCTTCTTTCAGACGCCCGCGTCCAGTGCCCTTGCCTGGCCCTGCGCACGCCGGAGGGAATACACGCCACTGCCGGCTAGGTTTCGTTAGGATTTCAGGTTCAGTAGCCCATTATACCCATTTTCAAAGCACTGACTCAGTTACTGCTTTGGTTCATTGTAGTGCATTCCGGCAGCAAAGTCACACACTGTCCACACGTCCACAGACCACAGACCACTGTCCAGTCTCCACACAAAGTCACACACTCTGCCCACCAGTGACCAGCTCACTAACGTCCAAGGCTCTGAGTCCTGAGCCAGTCAGCAAGACACCTgtgcctggccggctcggcccgtTCAACTAGTCCAGGCTAAGGCTAGTCTGTTCCGGCTACTACAACTTACTTTGTTTACACACTTGTACTATATGAGCCTGGTTCAGATGATCTGATGTTTGTCACCCAGTAGGCAATCAGGCTAAAAGACCAAAACTACCTAAACGCGGAATCCTTGCGTCATGAGTAGCCAGGCTTCCAGGAAACAGACCTTGATCTCGATTTGGTGAAGCTAAACTGAAAAGCTAaatttagctctagtgcattcaaacaccccctcagATTCATATGCTCTCCCTTGAGCCATATTTTTCTAGCCACTATTTTAAGGTATTTCTGTTGGATATTCAGAGTTATTTTTATTAATAGTTATCATGTGTTTTTCTGCGTTGTTGATTTGGTGGGTGCTCCTTTTGTGCATTAACCAGATGTTGAAGGGTCATGATGGAGCACAGGTTGATATAATTGATAGGCTACCCACACCATTTGGCCTAGTTCGTTCTGGAGTAGCTCCAGATCATCCAGAAACAAAGGTGGGCATTTATCATTGgtgttgtctaattttgtaactgAAAATCAATCAACTTTTTATCTTTCAAGTATCAACAATGGCAACTAAGTGAAAAGTACTGGTTTAGAGTTGGTGATATGTTTCTATTTCCTTGTTTCATCATTTTTGTCACTTGGTATTGGTTTTCTGATTATGCAAAAATATTGTTTCATTCATGAAAtttaaaatcttttgcaaattaaTTAAACTATTGCTTGGGGCATGCTAGAAACAGCCTTATCATTATTTTATTGTGCCTTACTTTCCAATCTTTTGTTCTTATGACACTACATAAACTGTTCGTAAGCTTGACTAAGTTTGACCTTCAACTTTCCAACAGATTGTGGTGAATCAATTTTCTCGTGTAGCTGCAAATGGGCGCTGTTCATTCTTTGGGAATGTAACTCTGGGAAGGGATATATCTTTGTCAGAGCTTCGCAAAACATATCATGCTGTAAGTTTTAAACTTAGATCAAATTTTCATTACCCAAGAGGATATCACATTATCACCTTTCTCATTTCTGTTACATTATTATTATCCAGACTTATCTAAGTAAATGGTTGGGATTGTATTTACTGATCAACAGGTTGTTCTTGCTTATGGTGCAGAAAGTGATAGGTCACTTGGAATTCCTGGAGAGGTATGACTTTTGACTACTAGTGTTAATCTTTATACAGCAGCTCATTGTGGTTATTGAATATTGCTTATGGTTCAATAACATAATTGTAATTGTAATCTTATTGCTGTTCACTGTGTTAAATCAAATATTGCAGTAGCAAGAATTTAGTTTTCAGTAAGGTGGATGTGGCGTTTACAATGCTTGCATCTTCATTGTCTACATTATTGTGATTATCTCACTTTTAGATGTATTTGTTCATttctagtatcatcattgtattgtAGGACCTGAAGGGAATTCATTCAGCTCGAGAGTTTGTCTGGTGGTACAATGGACATCCAGACATGTGCGACTTCTGTCC
Proteins encoded:
- the LOC100285690 gene encoding NADPH:adrenodoxin oxidoreductase, mitochondrial isoform X2; its protein translation is MARGLWLLSREVGRLRPLLVQGQARGISASAQEQLHVCVVGSGPAGFYTADRMLKGHDGAQVDIIDRLPTPFGLVRSGVAPDHPETKIVVNQFSRVAANGRCSFFGNVTLGRDISLLELGKTYHAVVLAYGAESDRSLGIPGEDLKGIHSAREFVWWYNGHPDMCDFCPDLKNTESAVVLGQGNVALDVARILLRCKAELATTDITDYALDALRGSTIRKVYLVGRRGPVQAACTAKELREILGLKNVRICIKAADLVTTPADEEEMRNSRIQRRVYELLSKTAHGGNNYNGQKELHFVFFRKPIRFIPAENGSTVGAVQLEKTVLKGDEVTGKQVAAGTGEFEDLKCGLVLKSIGYKSLPVQGLPFDKNRGVVPNLRGRVLSSESEIATVERGLYVVGWLKRGPTGIVATNLHCAEETVGG
- the LOC100285690 gene encoding NADPH:adrenodoxin oxidoreductase, mitochondrial isoform X1, whose product is MARGLWLLSREVGRLRPLLVQGQARGISASAQEQLHVCVVGSGPAGFYTADRMLKGHDGAQVDIIDRLPTPFGLVRSGVAPDHPETKIVVNQFSRVAANGRCSFFGNVTLGRDISLLELGKTYHAVVLAYGAESDRSLGIPGEDLKGIHSAREFVWWYNGHPDMCDFCPDLKNTESAVVLGQGNVALDVARILLRCKAELATTDITDYALDALRGSTIRKVYLVGRRGPVQAACTAKELREILGLKNVRICIKAADLVTTPADEEEMRNSRIQRRVYELLSKTAHGGNNYNGQKELHFVFFRKPIRFIPAENGSTVGAVQLEKTVLKGDEVTGKQVAAGTGEFEDLKCGLVLKSIGYKSLPVQGLPFDKNRGVVPNLRGRVLSSESEIATVERGLYVVGWLKRGPTGIVATNLHCAEETVASILEDDKKGVLRPPSDSTKHGRAGLLEILERKNVRFVPFSGWEKINSVEKMAGELRNKPREKITTWDGLQKVAHE